Proteins encoded by one window of Lathyrus oleraceus cultivar Zhongwan6 chromosome 1, CAAS_Psat_ZW6_1.0, whole genome shotgun sequence:
- the LOC127137327 gene encoding putative glucose-6-phosphate 1-epimerase, translated as MNNEKEKTVSSSSSSSFTLSKGINGLEKVLLRESRGSSAEVYLYGGHVTSWKNEHGEELLFLSSKAIFKPPKAIRGGIPICFPQFANHGTLESHGFARNRFWTIEDDPPPFPTNNLSKAFVDLILKPSEEDLKIWNHSFEYRLRVALGPAGDLMLTSRIRNTNSDGKPFSFTFAYHTYLSVSDISEVRVEGLETLDYLDNLRNKERFTEQGDALTFESEVDKIYLSTPTKIAIIDHEKKRTFVLRKDGIPDAVVWNPWDKKAKAMADFGDDEYKHMLCVEAAAVEKSITLKPGEEWKGRLELSAVPSSYCSGQLDPQKVLQGS; from the exons ATGAATAACGAAAAAGAGAAAACCgtttcttcatcatcttcttcctcctTTACCTTATCCAAAGGTATCAATGGTCTCGAGAAGGTTCTTCTTCGTGAGTCTCGTGGTTCATCCGCAGAG GTTTACCTGTACGGTGGTCACGTGACTTCTTGGAAGAATGAACATGGCGAGGAATTGCTTTTTCTCAGTAGTAAG GCTATCTTTAAGCCACCTAAGGCTATTCGCGGAGGGATTCCAATATGCTTTCCACAA TTTGCAAACCATGGAACCCTGGAATCACATGGATTTGCTAGAAATCGATTTTGGACCATTGAAGATGATCCTCCTCCTTTTCCAACAAATAATTTGAGCAAAGCCTTTGTTGATTTGATTCTTAAACCCTCTGAAGAAGACTTGAAGATCTGGAATCACAG TTTTGAGTACCGTCTGAGGGTAGCTTTGGGACCCGCAGGAGATTTGATGTTGACTTCTCGGATTCGGAACACAAACAGTGACGGGAAGCCATTTTCGTTCACCTTTGCTTATCATACATATCTATCAGTATCAGACATAAG TGAAGTTCGGGTTGAGGGATTAGAGACCCTGGATTATCTTGACAACTTGCGGAACAAGGAGCGTTTTACTGAACAGGGGGACGCCTTGACATTTGAATCAGAA GTTGACAAGATATATCTTAGTACTCCAACAAAGATTGCAATTATTGATCACGAAAAAAAGAGGACATTTGTTTTGCGCAAAGATGGCATTCCCGATGCTG TGGTGTGGAATCCTTGGGATAAGAAAGCAAAGGCTATGGCTGATTTCGGCGATGATGAGTACAAGCATATGCTTTGTGTAGAGGCTGCTGCTGTTGAAAAGTCTATCACTTTGAAACCTGGAGAAGAATGGAAAGGAAGACTAGAGCTTTCAGCTGTTCCATCTAGTTACTGTAGTGGGCAGCTTGATCCCCAGAAAGTTCTTCAGGGCAGCTGA